In the genome of Streptomyces aquilus, the window CGAGGAACGCGGCGACCCGTCGTACGAACCACTCCGGATCGTCGAGCCACGGGTAGTGCGCGGCGCCCGGCTGGACGGCGAGTTCGGCGTGCGGGAAGACGTCGGCGGTACGGCGGGCCAGGTCGGGCCTGGGGGCTCCGTCGAGTTCACCGGCGAGGACCAGGACCGGGGCGGGCAGCCTGGAGAGCGCCGTGTGCGTGGCGGGCGGGTCGTAGGCACCGGAGGAGCCGTACACGTCCGCGGCCTCGTCGTTGAACTCCTCGTCGCCGCGGGCGTGGTGCTCCTCGGCGGCCTGGTCCCAGCGGCCGTAGAAGAAGGGTGCGATGGCGGGATCGTAGTCAGGCGCCCCGTTCAGCCAGGCCTCGAAGGCCGGGAACGCCGCCGGGAACCACGGTTCGTCCTTCCGCAGGAGCGCCGCGGCCAGCCGGTCCTCGGGCGGGGCCGCCGTCCCGAGCGCCCACGGATTGGCGGTGACCAGCACCAGCCGCCGTACCCGCTCCGGGTACCGGGCGGCGTACAGCATGGCGAGGCTGCCACCGGCCGAGTGCGCGAGGACGTCCATGCGCTCCAGCCCCAGCTGGACCCGCAGCGCCTCCACGTCGTCCACGAGCCGGTCGCACCGGTACGTCGCCGGGTCCACCGGCACGGCGGAGTCGCCGGCCCCCCGCAGATCGAGCAGCACGAGCTGCCGGTGCGCGGCGAGGCCGCCCAGGTCGCCGAGGTAGCGGGAGGCCTGCATGGGCCCTCCGGGCAGGACCACGAGGGGATCGCCCGCGCCCTTCAGGTGGTAGGCGAGCTCGGTTCCGTCGGGCGCGGTGAAGATCGGCATACCGTGATCCTCACGACCGACTGCGCCGGCCGCAACGGAATTCCGTCCGCCGCCCGGCGCATCCGGACAATCCGCCGGCCCGGCCCGTCCGGAAAAGTGGACGTCCACCTCTTGCTTGATCCCCCGCGGCCTGGATTACTGATCCCCGAGACCTCGACCGAATGATCGGTCGCCCGGATTGCTGTGGTTGGTGAGGTGGACGTCCCGATGGCGGATGCGGCGGAGTTCCTGGACGCGGGGGAACGGCTGGACGGACAGGCGTTGCGGGCGCTTCAGTTGGAGCGGCTGCGGGCGTCGTTGCGGCACGCGTACGACCATGTGCCGTTCTACCGCGAGTCCTTCGACAAGGCGGGCGTCCACCCCGACGACTGCCGCTCGCTCGCCGACCTCGCCCGCTTCCCGTTCACCACCAAGGCCGACCTGCGCGAGAACTACCCGTACGGGATGTTCGCCGTGCCCCGGGACCGTATCCGGCGCATCCACGCCTCCAGCGGCACCACCGGCCGCCCGACCGTCGTCGGCTACACCGACGGCGATCTCTCGCTCTGGTCCGACATGGTGGCCCGTTCCCTGCGCGCGGCCGGCGCGCGCCCCGGCGACACGGTCCATGTGGCGTACGGATACGGCCTGTTCACCGGCGGACTCGGCGCGCACTACGGTGCCGAACGGCTCGGCTGCACGGTCGTCCCCGCGTCCGGCGGCATGACCGCCCGTCAGGTCCAGCTGATCCAGGACCTCAAACCCCGCGTCATCATGGTGACGCCGTCGTACATGCTGACGATCCTCGACGAGTTCGAGCGGCAGGGCGTGGACCCGCGCGGCACCTCCCTGGAGGTCGGCGTGTTCGGCGCCGAACCGTGGACGGAGCAGATGCGCCGGGAGATCGAGGAGCGGTTCGCGATCGACGCGGTCGACATCTACGGGCTGTCGGAGGTGATCGGCCCGGGCGTCGCGCAGGAGTGCGTCGAGACCAAGGACGGACTGCATGTGTGGGAGGACCACTTCTACCCCGAGGTCGTCGACCCGATCACCGGCGAGGTGCTGCCGGACGGCGAGCAGGGCGAGCTGGTCTTCACCTCGCTCACGAAAGAGGCGATGCCCGTCATCCGGTACCGGACCCGGGACCTGACACGCCTGCTGCCGGGCACCGCCCGGGTCTTCCGCCGCATGGAGAAGGTCACCGGGCGCAGTGACGACATGGTGATCCTGCGGGGCGTCAACCTCTTCCCCACGCAGATCGAGGAGATCGTGCTGCGCACCCCGGGCGTCGCGCCCCACTTCCAGCTGCGGCTGACCCGGGAGGGGCGGCTCGACGCGCTGACCGTGCGCGCGGAGGCCCGGCCCGACGCCACACCGGAGGACCGGGAGGCCGCCGTACGGTCCATCGCCGCGGCCGTCAAGGACGGCATCGGCGTGTCGGTCTCCGTCGAGGTCGTCGAACCCGAGTCGCTGGAGCGGTCGGTGGGGAAGATCCGGCGGATCGTGGACCTGCGGTCGAACAACAAGCAGTGATGTCGAACAGCCAACAGTAGTAAGGAAGTTGAGCGCACACCGGCCCTCCCTGCGACGATGGGGAGCATGGTGGATTCGGGGGAGCACCGGTACGACGCCTTCCTGTCCTACGCCCGCGCGGACGATCCCGGCTTCCGCCGGGCGCTGCTGGAGGGCCTCGCCCTCGCGGGGTACCGGGTGTGGTTCGACCGGGAGGCGATGCCCAACCGCGGGACCACGTTCGGACAGGAGATCCGGCGCGCCATCGAAGCCTCCGACCGGCTCGTCCTGCTGGCCGCCCCGGGAGCCCTGTCCTCCGACTACGTCGACCAGGAATGGCGGTACGCCGACGACATCGGCAAGCCCGTCGTACCCGTGGTCCGGGCCGTCTCCTTCAGCGACCTTCCCGACCGGCTCGCCCACTATCACGCGGTCGACGCCGAACGGCAGCCGGTCGACGCGGCCGTGGCCGAACTCGCGAGACTGCTGGGCGAGCCGGTACGGCCGCTCGGGCAGTGCTTCCACCTGCCGGGGCGGCCCCCGCATGCCCGCGACCGGGCCGAGCTGACCGCGCGGCTGTCCGACGCCCTCCTGTCGGACCGCATGGGCCCTCAGGAGGCCGGCCAGGCGCCTCGCGTCGTGGCGCTGTACGGCATCCCGGGGTCCGGAAAGAGCACGGTGGCCGCCGCCTTCGCCGCGGCCACCCGCACCCGCCGGGTCTTCTCCGACGGCATCGTCTGGCTCGCCGCGGGTCCGGACTTCCAACCCCTCACCGCCGCCCGCGAGTTGCTGCGGCTGGTGGCGCCGGGTTCGTTGCTGCCGGAGAGCGAAGGGGAGGTCGACCTCCGGCTGGCGAACGCGCTCGGCAACCGGGAAGTGCTGGTCGTCCTGGACGACGTACGGGACGCCGAAGCCGTGATGCCGTTCGTGAGCGCCCTCGGGGCGGGTGCGCGGCTGTTGCTGAGCACGC includes:
- a CDS encoding alpha/beta fold hydrolase yields the protein MPIFTAPDGTELAYHLKGAGDPLVVLPGGPMQASRYLGDLGGLAAHRQLVLLDLRGAGDSAVPVDPATYRCDRLVDDVEALRVQLGLERMDVLAHSAGGSLAMLYAARYPERVRRLVLVTANPWALGTAAPPEDRLAAALLRKDEPWFPAAFPAFEAWLNGAPDYDPAIAPFFYGRWDQAAEEHHARGDEEFNDEAADVYGSSGAYDPPATHTALSRLPAPVLVLAGELDGAPRPDLARRTADVFPHAELAVQPGAAHYPWLDDPEWFVRRVAAFLDGSGTPALPTAE
- the paaK gene encoding phenylacetate--CoA ligase PaaK translates to MADAAEFLDAGERLDGQALRALQLERLRASLRHAYDHVPFYRESFDKAGVHPDDCRSLADLARFPFTTKADLRENYPYGMFAVPRDRIRRIHASSGTTGRPTVVGYTDGDLSLWSDMVARSLRAAGARPGDTVHVAYGYGLFTGGLGAHYGAERLGCTVVPASGGMTARQVQLIQDLKPRVIMVTPSYMLTILDEFERQGVDPRGTSLEVGVFGAEPWTEQMRREIEERFAIDAVDIYGLSEVIGPGVAQECVETKDGLHVWEDHFYPEVVDPITGEVLPDGEQGELVFTSLTKEAMPVIRYRTRDLTRLLPGTARVFRRMEKVTGRSDDMVILRGVNLFPTQIEEIVLRTPGVAPHFQLRLTREGRLDALTVRAEARPDATPEDREAAVRSIAAAVKDGIGVSVSVEVVEPESLERSVGKIRRIVDLRSNNKQ